One genomic window of Sodaliphilus pleomorphus includes the following:
- a CDS encoding trimeric intracellular cation channel family protein — protein MGTFEYFLEILATLFYAISGVRLAAVKKFDWFGAYTIGFVTAIGGGTIRDVFLKCNPFWMLDPWYAIATIVGLVMVIVLKKYLVRIEGTFYIFDAIGLGLFVDVGIYKTLLMGFPMWVAIIMGTITGAFGGVLRDIFINEEPLVFRKEIYATACIAGGLVYWGCLMAGASATVQQVACGLFIIVLRFLAVKHNWSFPILKN, from the coding sequence ATGGGTACCTTTGAATACTTTCTCGAGATCTTGGCGACCCTGTTTTATGCAATAAGTGGCGTGAGACTTGCTGCCGTCAAGAAGTTTGACTGGTTTGGAGCCTATACCATAGGATTTGTCACAGCCATAGGCGGCGGCACTATACGAGATGTTTTCTTGAAGTGCAATCCTTTCTGGATGCTCGACCCGTGGTATGCCATCGCCACCATTGTGGGGCTTGTGATGGTGATTGTGCTGAAAAAATACCTGGTGCGCATCGAGGGCACTTTCTACATCTTCGATGCCATAGGGTTGGGTCTCTTTGTCGATGTGGGCATCTACAAGACTTTGCTCATGGGCTTCCCCATGTGGGTGGCCATCATCATGGGCACGATCACGGGCGCCTTTGGCGGCGTGCTGCGCGACATCTTTATCAACGAGGAGCCTCTTGTGTTCCGCAAGGAGATATATGCCACAGCGTGCATCGCGGGGGGCTTGGTCTACTGGGGGTGCTTGATGGCGGGCGCGTCGGCAACAGTGCAGCAGGTTGCATGCGGCCTGTTTATTATCGTTCTGCGTTTTCTTGCTGTTAAGCACAACTGGAGCTTCCCGATATTGAAAAATTGA
- a CDS encoding GtrA family protein, with product MKIDKAETHKTFIQLLKYGVIGLSNTFITWIAFFVLNSLLGVPYMLSNAVGYVLGVVNSFIWNRTWVFKAKSDIKREAVLFVVGFLLCYGLQSIVSVIMLEGFDMKHFTLSWIPKAGQNITMLVAMVFYTLANYIYNRCVTFKEK from the coding sequence ATGAAAATAGATAAAGCCGAAACTCATAAAACCTTCATCCAGCTCCTTAAGTATGGTGTGATAGGCCTTAGCAACACTTTTATTACCTGGATTGCCTTTTTTGTATTAAACTCGCTGCTGGGTGTGCCCTACATGCTGAGCAATGCGGTGGGCTATGTTCTGGGCGTGGTCAACAGCTTCATCTGGAATCGCACCTGGGTGTTCAAGGCCAAGAGCGACATCAAGCGCGAGGCGGTGCTGTTTGTCGTGGGATTCTTGTTGTGCTACGGGTTGCAGTCGATCGTGAGTGTCATCATGCTCGAGGGCTTCGACATGAAGCATTTCACATTGAGCTGGATACCCAAGGCAGGGCAGAATATCACCATGCTCGTGGCCATGGTATTCTACACGCTTGCCAATTACATTTACAATCGCTGTGTGACTTTTAAGGAGAAATGA
- a CDS encoding M24 family metallopeptidase has product MSNTHTEHFVPAGWEQEIASRIDAIAQALTHMGADAALLADNIDLYYTSGRVFNGFTYITAQGQVHYYVRRPLGYENEPCVTYVHKPELIPGHLERLPHKLAMMADTMPQAQWARLRRAFDSAEAVDGSAAMRQLRAVKSGMEQQLLRESARRHVSVYKQVPTLYRSGMTDLELEIEIERQARLAGSTGLVRCHGDAMEMFMGSLLAGDNADEPSPYDFAMGGAGINLSQPVGANGSIIKLHTTIMVDMGMNYGGYMTDMTRTYAVGNVPDIAKKAHQLSVDINHRLAREGRHGVEARELYATALEMTQEAGLADYFMGHRQHAGFVGHGIGLETNEAPVLAPRSRDVLHTGQVIAIEPKYVLPGIGAVGIENTYIVQPHCLECITTMPEELHEMGKPY; this is encoded by the coding sequence ATGTCTAACACACACACCGAGCATTTTGTGCCTGCTGGCTGGGAGCAGGAGATAGCATCGCGCATCGACGCCATTGCACAAGCACTGACACACATGGGGGCCGATGCTGCCTTGCTTGCCGACAACATCGACCTCTACTACACGAGCGGGCGGGTGTTTAATGGCTTCACCTACATCACCGCCCAGGGGCAGGTGCACTACTATGTGCGACGGCCCCTGGGCTACGAGAACGAGCCCTGCGTGACCTATGTGCACAAGCCCGAGCTCATACCTGGTCACCTCGAGCGGTTGCCGCACAAGTTGGCCATGATGGCCGACACCATGCCACAAGCACAATGGGCACGGTTGAGGCGTGCGTTTGACAGCGCCGAGGCAGTAGACGGCAGCGCGGCAATGCGACAGCTGCGCGCGGTGAAGTCGGGCATGGAGCAGCAACTGCTGCGAGAGAGCGCCCGCCGCCACGTGAGTGTGTACAAGCAGGTGCCCACACTCTACCGCAGCGGCATGACCGACCTTGAGCTGGAAATAGAAATTGAGCGCCAGGCCAGGCTGGCAGGTAGTACAGGCCTCGTGCGATGCCACGGCGATGCCATGGAGATGTTTATGGGCAGTCTGCTCGCGGGCGACAATGCCGACGAGCCCAGCCCCTACGACTTTGCCATGGGAGGAGCCGGCATCAATCTGTCGCAACCTGTGGGAGCCAACGGCTCCATCATCAAGCTACACACCACCATCATGGTCGACATGGGCATGAACTATGGCGGCTACATGACCGACATGACCCGCACCTATGCAGTGGGCAATGTGCCCGACATCGCCAAGAAGGCTCACCAGCTGTCGGTCGACATCAACCACCGGCTGGCCCGTGAGGGGCGCCACGGCGTGGAAGCACGCGAGCTCTATGCCACTGCCCTTGAGATGACCCAAGAGGCCGGGCTGGCCGACTACTTCATGGGGCACAGGCAGCATGCCGGCTTTGTGGGCCATGGCATAGGCCTGGAGACCAACGAAGCCCCCGTGCTTGCCCCTCGCAGCCGCGACGTGCTGCACACCGGGCAAGTCATTGCCATCGAGCCAAAATATGTGTTGCCAGGAATAGGCGCTGTGGGCATCGAGAACACCTACATTGTGCAGCCACACTGCCTGGAGTGCATCACCACGATGCCCGAGGAGCTGCACGAGATGGGGAAGCCCTATTGA
- a CDS encoding gliding motility lipoprotein GldH, with the protein MLPKPTRKTKNDCGPWAGVLLVAIAIVVVCLGGCSPEHTSYSDFRDLPDHGWATGAPIYFTPQCGDSTGTYDVTLAVRNTDMYKYDKLILTVDIIDTCGKVMRNRVEYTITDRYGNFQGSGFGVYYQSSALIARRVRPWQMKRIVAWPGMKDCPVIAGLSNIGIIVTPSK; encoded by the coding sequence ATGCTCCCAAAGCCAACCAGGAAAACAAAGAATGATTGTGGGCCCTGGGCAGGAGTGCTGCTCGTCGCTATCGCAATAGTAGTAGTATGCTTAGGTGGTTGCTCACCCGAGCATACTTCTTATAGCGACTTCCGTGACCTGCCCGACCACGGGTGGGCAACCGGCGCTCCCATCTATTTCACACCGCAATGCGGCGACTCAACAGGCACCTACGACGTGACCCTTGCCGTGCGCAACACCGACATGTACAAGTATGACAAGCTCATACTCACTGTCGACATTATCGACACCTGCGGCAAGGTGATGAGAAACCGTGTTGAATACACCATCACCGACCGATATGGCAATTTCCAGGGAAGCGGCTTCGGGGTCTACTACCAGAGCAGCGCCTTGATAGCACGCCGAGTGAGGCCCTGGCAGATGAAGCGCATAGTGGCCTGGCCAGGCATGAAAGATTGCCCGGTGATTGCAGGCCTTAGCAACATAGGAATCATTGTCACTCCATCTAAATAA
- a CDS encoding PSP1 domain-containing protein encodes MTKETDRQQALQHGIEGKAATAKGQESKCLTCSHCSCESCYGDARCNLQCTNYLADIPGEDSKYDIVEVHFKNTRKGFYRNSAHLPLKVGDMVAVEANPGHDIGRVSMMGRLVKLQMKKANLRPDYEILRVFRVAKPADLERFEAAKAKENDTMIRSRKIAADLKLKMKIGDVEYQGDGNKAIFYYIADERVDFRQLIKVLADVFKIRVEMKQIGARQEAGRIGGIGPCGRPLCCASWMTNFVSVATSAARYQDISLNPQKLAGQCAKLKCCINFEVDGYVEASRKMPPKDARLETKDNTYYQFKADLFKREITYSTDKSTPANLVTIKADRAFEVIALNKNGVKPEQLNPEGEAQKAERKAFGDILGQDAINRFDKKKKPKGKGAGKGAKEAKGKAGGRQSAGKGSGKPGKEGSGKPGKEGNSKPQQHAGSKPQQQGEKRPGQQHRWQRNNDRKPKGNVPKENNNSSNNNNAPKANQENKE; translated from the coding sequence ATGACAAAAGAAACTGACAGACAACAAGCGTTGCAACACGGCATCGAGGGCAAGGCAGCGACTGCCAAGGGGCAAGAATCGAAGTGCCTCACGTGCAGCCACTGCTCGTGCGAGAGCTGCTATGGCGACGCCCGTTGCAACTTGCAATGCACCAACTACCTGGCCGACATACCTGGCGAGGACAGCAAATACGACATCGTGGAGGTGCATTTCAAGAACACGCGCAAGGGCTTCTACCGCAACAGCGCTCACCTGCCGCTCAAGGTGGGCGACATGGTGGCCGTGGAGGCCAACCCCGGCCACGACATTGGGCGCGTGTCGATGATGGGGCGCCTTGTGAAATTGCAGATGAAGAAGGCCAACTTGAGGCCCGACTATGAGATACTGCGTGTATTCCGCGTGGCCAAACCTGCCGACCTCGAGCGCTTTGAGGCAGCCAAGGCCAAGGAAAACGACACGATGATACGCTCGCGCAAGATTGCCGCCGACCTCAAGCTAAAGATGAAGATAGGCGATGTCGAGTACCAGGGCGACGGTAACAAGGCCATATTCTACTATATCGCCGACGAGCGCGTCGACTTTCGCCAGCTCATCAAGGTGCTGGCCGACGTGTTCAAGATACGCGTCGAGATGAAGCAGATAGGGGCACGCCAGGAGGCTGGCCGCATAGGCGGCATCGGGCCCTGCGGGCGCCCGCTGTGCTGTGCCAGCTGGATGACCAACTTTGTGTCGGTCGCTACCAGTGCAGCACGCTACCAAGACATCTCGCTCAACCCCCAGAAGCTGGCTGGCCAGTGCGCCAAGCTCAAGTGCTGCATCAACTTTGAGGTCGACGGCTATGTCGAGGCCTCCAGGAAAATGCCACCCAAAGACGCCCGGCTGGAAACCAAGGACAACACCTACTACCAGTTTAAGGCCGACCTGTTTAAGCGCGAGATCACCTACTCGACCGACAAGTCGACACCAGCCAACCTGGTGACCATCAAGGCCGACCGCGCCTTTGAGGTGATAGCCCTCAACAAGAACGGCGTCAAGCCCGAGCAACTCAACCCCGAAGGCGAGGCACAGAAGGCCGAGCGCAAGGCCTTTGGCGACATCCTGGGCCAGGATGCCATCAACCGCTTCGACAAAAAGAAAAAGCCGAAAGGCAAAGGCGCAGGCAAGGGCGCCAAAGAGGCCAAGGGCAAAGCTGGTGGCCGGCAAAGCGCCGGCAAGGGCAGCGGCAAGCCTGGCAAGGAGGGCAGCGGCAAGCCCGGCAAGGAGGGCAACAGCAAGCCCCAGCAACATGCAGGCAGCAAGCCCCAGCAGCAAGGCGAGAAACGCCCTGGGCAACAACACCGGTGGCAGCGCAACAACGACCGCAAGCCCAAGGGCAACGTCCCCAAAGAAAACAACAACAGCAGCAACAACAACAATGCTCCCAAAGCCAACCAGGAAAACAAAGAATGA
- the rny gene encoding ribonuclease Y — MDIVIYIVIAVVALAAGAGIALAVTRKNAKSAANSILEKAKLEAEVLKNNEVIKGKEQGLQIKSEAEKQANARLAKVQASEAKQKQREIQLNQQQGELQRKKNENEEQKRALENQNALLDDRRKEIDKMEKSVRDTLEHVSGLSAEEAKKKLIESLKDEAKTAAASYINDIMDDAKLTANKEAKKIVVETIQRVATETAIENAVTVFHIDNDDIKGRIIGREGRNIRALEAATGVEVIVDDTPEAIVLSGFDPVRREIARLALHQLVADGRIHPARIEEVVAKVKKQVEDEIIETGKRTAIDMGIHGLHPELIRLIGKMKYRSSYGQNLLQHSRETANLCAIMASELGLNPKKARRAGLLHDIGKVPDDEPELPHAILGMKLAEKYKEKPDICNAIGAHHDEQEATSMYAPIVQVCDAISGARPGARREVVEAYIKRLNDLEHLALSYPGVIKTYAIQAGRELRVIVGADKISDAETEKLSNEIAQKIQDEMTYPGQVRITVIRETRAVSFAK, encoded by the coding sequence ATGGATATAGTGATTTACATAGTGATTGCAGTCGTTGCCCTGGCCGCTGGCGCGGGCATTGCCCTGGCTGTGACGAGAAAGAACGCAAAATCGGCCGCCAACTCCATCCTGGAGAAAGCCAAACTCGAGGCCGAGGTGCTGAAGAACAACGAAGTGATAAAAGGCAAGGAGCAGGGGCTGCAAATCAAGAGCGAGGCCGAAAAACAGGCCAACGCCCGCCTGGCCAAGGTGCAGGCCAGCGAGGCCAAGCAGAAGCAGCGCGAGATACAGCTCAACCAGCAGCAAGGCGAGCTGCAGCGCAAAAAGAACGAGAACGAAGAGCAGAAGCGCGCTCTCGAAAACCAAAATGCCCTGCTCGACGACCGCCGCAAGGAGATAGACAAGATGGAGAAGAGCGTGCGCGACACGCTCGAGCACGTGAGCGGCCTCTCGGCCGAAGAAGCCAAGAAGAAGCTCATCGAGTCGCTCAAGGACGAGGCCAAGACGGCTGCCGCCAGCTACATCAACGACATCATGGACGATGCCAAGCTCACGGCCAACAAGGAGGCCAAGAAAATCGTGGTTGAGACGATACAGCGCGTGGCCACCGAGACGGCCATCGAGAATGCCGTGACCGTGTTTCACATCGACAACGACGACATCAAGGGCCGCATCATAGGCCGCGAGGGGCGCAACATCAGGGCCCTGGAGGCTGCCACTGGCGTTGAGGTGATCGTCGACGACACGCCCGAGGCCATCGTGCTCTCGGGCTTCGACCCCGTGCGCCGCGAGATTGCCCGCCTGGCCCTGCACCAGCTGGTGGCCGACGGCCGCATCCACCCGGCCCGCATCGAGGAGGTTGTGGCCAAGGTGAAGAAGCAGGTAGAGGACGAAATCATCGAGACGGGCAAGCGCACCGCCATCGATATGGGCATCCACGGCCTGCACCCCGAGCTGATACGCCTCATAGGCAAGATGAAATACCGCTCGAGCTATGGGCAGAACCTGCTGCAGCACTCGCGCGAGACGGCCAACCTGTGCGCCATCATGGCCAGCGAGCTGGGCTTGAACCCCAAGAAGGCACGCCGCGCCGGCCTGCTGCACGACATAGGCAAGGTGCCCGACGACGAGCCCGAGCTGCCACACGCAATACTGGGCATGAAGCTGGCCGAGAAATACAAGGAGAAGCCCGACATATGCAACGCCATAGGCGCTCACCACGACGAGCAGGAGGCAACAAGCATGTATGCCCCCATCGTGCAAGTGTGCGACGCCATTTCGGGTGCACGTCCCGGTGCACGTCGCGAGGTGGTTGAAGCCTACATCAAGCGCCTCAACGACCTTGAGCACCTGGCCCTGAGCTACCCCGGCGTGATCAAGACCTATGCCATACAGGCCGGCCGTGAGCTGCGCGTGATTGTGGGCGCCGACAAGATAAGCGATGCCGAGACCGAGAAACTGAGCAACGAGATAGCACAAAAGATACAAGACGAGATGACCTATCCAGGACAAGTGAGAATCACCGTGATACGTGAGACACGTGCCGTGAGCTTCGCTAAATAA
- a CDS encoding cell division protein ZapA — MATTDDKLNITIRLADVKPLSLSIDRDEEPRYREAEKLVNTLWNKWMLRFRNTSSSEEVMARVAFQFARLYAQVYRENMATSEYLADFEKKLDDIVIKI; from the coding sequence ATGGCAACGACTGACGATAAACTGAACATAACGATACGACTCGCCGATGTAAAGCCCTTGTCGCTGAGCATCGACCGCGACGAGGAGCCACGCTACCGCGAGGCCGAGAAACTTGTGAACACGTTGTGGAACAAGTGGATGCTGCGATTTCGCAACACGAGCTCGTCGGAAGAGGTGATGGCGAGGGTGGCCTTCCAGTTTGCACGGCTCTATGCGCAAGTGTACCGGGAGAACATGGCCACGAGCGAATATCTGGCCGACTTTGAGAAGAAACTCGACGACATTGTCATCAAGATATGA
- a CDS encoding TerB family tellurite resistance protein — protein MNTKELYLKTIFCCIACDGDIANEEVELIRNMASTSNTFDDLEVEELLNEWIAEINENGARFLQSYLSDLGEAKLSNQEQLMIADLAIQSIEADNRIEYSEVKFFKKIRSRLSIGDEAILKEHPDKEDLLLPDIQTNDKLDWDTDTHFAKISLKEIKKFD, from the coding sequence ATGAATACAAAAGAATTATATCTAAAAACTATCTTCTGCTGTATTGCCTGCGATGGCGATATTGCAAACGAAGAAGTAGAACTGATACGTAATATGGCATCAACAAGCAACACATTTGATGACCTTGAAGTAGAAGAACTCCTCAATGAGTGGATTGCCGAAATCAACGAGAATGGTGCAAGGTTCCTTCAGTCCTACCTTAGCGATTTGGGCGAGGCAAAACTTTCCAACCAGGAACAATTGATGATAGCAGACTTGGCGATACAGTCGATCGAAGCCGACAATCGCATTGAGTATTCCGAAGTGAAATTTTTCAAGAAAATACGCTCGCGTCTCTCCATAGGCGACGAAGCAATACTAAAAGAGCATCCCGACAAAGAGGACCTGCTGTTGCCCGACATACAGACAAACGACAAACTCGATTGGGATACTGATACGCACTTCGCAAAAATTTCATTAAAAGAAATAAAAAAATTTGATTAA
- a CDS encoding AAA family ATPase, which yields MHFKKNDKIDSFTVVFPHKQGAYAETYRVRDADGKTRFLKLINNSKLNRNQIDDEGRVVEVEATKQLKHHNLCRYIDSGSMIMGGSQYTWIVTEFVSGETLSQRIIRDGNFSVYEIKTIAKSVLSALLFLHSLPVPIIHNEVTIQNVLLNLVGDLQDLKLIDFGKARFLNQRPAKPNLEDLNPFYLAPERFSGVSSVQTDLYSVGVMMYQLLYGELPWFIDIDKSHNQDDIDSILSERDKELELNDLDKYELDDQLKNTIAKALSYDAEDRFQTADEFIKAIDGEIKVDKQSTKRKIMSQQDSSKATIAKPTKREGEGFAAIAGMDNLKRQMMEEIIEPLNNPEEYRRYGVTIPNGMLLYGPPGCGKTFFAKHFAEEVGFNFICITPATLKSRYVNATQENIAQLFKDAEENAPTIIFIDEINELVPDRHSDVHEMSRSAVNEMLAQMDRTGEKGVFVVGATNYPDMIDPAILRSGRLENKYYVGVPDKSAREALFKLYLSKRPYDFGLDYSHLADLTANYVSADISKIVNDAARKALKNHSRITMQILEEEIEQTTPSLTASELEKYDKMRQQMEGKTPVERRPRIGFE from the coding sequence ATGCATTTCAAGAAGAACGATAAAATAGATTCATTCACAGTAGTATTCCCGCATAAGCAGGGTGCCTATGCCGAGACCTACCGTGTGCGAGATGCCGATGGCAAAACTCGTTTTCTGAAGCTCATAAACAACTCAAAGCTCAACCGCAATCAGATTGACGATGAGGGAAGAGTGGTAGAGGTAGAGGCTACCAAGCAATTGAAACATCACAACCTGTGTCGCTATATCGACTCAGGAAGCATGATAATGGGCGGCAGCCAGTATACATGGATTGTGACTGAATTTGTGAGCGGAGAGACGCTGTCTCAACGCATCATCAGAGATGGCAACTTCAGTGTTTATGAGATTAAGACCATTGCAAAATCGGTATTGTCGGCATTGTTATTTCTGCACTCTTTGCCAGTGCCCATCATTCACAATGAGGTTACAATTCAGAACGTGCTGTTGAATCTTGTGGGTGACTTGCAAGACTTGAAACTCATTGACTTTGGCAAAGCCCGATTCTTGAACCAAAGACCAGCCAAGCCAAACTTGGAAGACCTGAACCCCTTCTATCTTGCCCCCGAAAGATTTTCGGGGGTGAGCTCGGTCCAGACTGATTTATATTCAGTTGGAGTGATGATGTATCAATTGCTCTATGGCGAACTGCCATGGTTTATAGACATCGACAAAAGCCACAATCAAGACGACATCGACAGCATATTGTCGGAACGTGACAAAGAACTTGAGCTCAACGACCTCGACAAGTACGAGCTTGATGACCAACTGAAAAATACGATTGCTAAAGCGCTGAGCTACGATGCCGAAGACCGCTTCCAGACAGCCGATGAATTTATAAAAGCCATCGACGGAGAAATAAAAGTTGACAAACAGTCAACCAAGCGGAAAATTATGTCGCAGCAGGACTCGTCAAAGGCAACTATCGCTAAACCCACCAAGAGGGAGGGAGAGGGATTTGCAGCCATCGCCGGCATGGACAACTTGAAACGCCAAATGATGGAAGAAATCATTGAGCCCTTGAATAATCCCGAGGAATATCGGCGCTATGGCGTAACGATACCCAACGGCATGCTGCTTTATGGCCCACCGGGATGTGGCAAAACATTCTTTGCTAAACATTTTGCCGAGGAAGTAGGCTTTAACTTCATCTGCATCACCCCCGCCACATTGAAAAGCCGCTATGTAAATGCTACACAGGAAAATATCGCTCAGCTATTTAAAGATGCCGAGGAAAATGCACCCACCATCATCTTTATCGACGAGATCAACGAGCTTGTTCCTGATCGACACAGCGATGTGCATGAGATGTCGCGAAGTGCTGTAAATGAAATGTTGGCTCAGATGGACAGGACAGGCGAGAAAGGAGTGTTTGTCGTCGGGGCAACCAACTACCCCGATATGATAGACCCTGCAATACTCAGGTCAGGACGGCTGGAAAACAAGTACTACGTTGGTGTGCCCGACAAGAGTGCCCGCGAAGCCCTCTTCAAGCTGTATTTGTCTAAACGCCCCTACGATTTCGGCTTAGATTACAGCCATCTTGCCGACCTGACGGCAAACTATGTATCGGCCGACATAAGCAAAATAGTGAACGATGCTGCACGCAAAGCGCTTAAAAATCACAGCCGAATTACAATGCAAATTCTGGAAGAAGAAATTGAGCAGACGACTCCGTCTCTAACTGCTTCAGAATTAGAAAAATATGATAAAATGAGACAACAAATGGAAGGTAAAACTCCAGTGGAGAGAAGACCTCGCATTGGCTTTGAATAA